One Malania oleifera isolate guangnan ecotype guangnan chromosome 9, ASM2987363v1, whole genome shotgun sequence DNA segment encodes these proteins:
- the LOC131164216 gene encoding stemmadenine O-acetyltransferase-like, with amino-acid sequence MELGVEIISRENIKPSSPTPPHLRTYKISLLDQLIPSSYIALIFYYRPAKINTRYMISANSQHHLKQSLSQTLTRFYPLAGKIKDDRSIDCNDSGALYVHAQIRHNLSTILTLPDIFSLHHQFLPVDTIWKESSTHSSHVALIQATFFSCGGIAIGICVSHKVADGVTLISFAKAWAATARRSAPVIHPTFNAPTLFPQNESLTNSGHAVPRSKLLREGRSVWRRFEFTKDAVAALKARAGRALPSRVEAVSALVWKCAMNASKATQGSERPSVMSHLVNLRARARPPLPEHSFGNFLWTASARHVSGGGGTDQLADLVGEIREAMEKLNGEFVEKLGGEEGVRMVWEAVRESGEMFSREGTDYLSCTSLCNSGVYEVDFGWGKPWWVGVGVSAGEVFMNLVFLLDTRRGDGGVEAWVLLGEREMCFFERDPLLLGFASFEPNSFLPPYSRSDL; translated from the coding sequence ATGGAGTTGGGGGTTGAAATCATTTCCAGAGAGAATATCAAGCCATCTTCCCCCACACCTCCTCACCTCAGAACCTACAAAATCTCCCTCTTGGATCAACTCATTCCTTCTTCATACATTGCTCTTATTTTCTACTACCGTCCAGCAAAAATAAATACCCGTTACATGATCTCTGCCAATTCGCAGCACCACCTCAAGCAGTCCCTCTCCCAAACCTTAACCCGCTTCTACCCCCTTGCCGGAAAGATCAAAGACGACCGCTCCATCGATTGCAACGACAGCGGCGCTCTCTACGTCCACGCCCAAATCCGGCATAACCTCTCCACCATTTTAACGCTTCCCGATATCTTTTCCCTCCATCACCAATTCCTTCCAGTCGACACCATCTGGAAGGAATCGTCGACCCACAGCTCCCACGTTGCACTGATCCAAGCAACATTCTTCAGTTGCGGCGGGATCGCCATCGGCATCTGTGTCTCCCACAAGGTCGCCGACGGCGTCACCCTCATCTCCTTCGCCAAAGCCTGGGCAGCCACCGCTCGCCGATCGGCGCCCGTTATTCATCCCACTTTCAACGCCCCGACTCTCTTTCCCCAAAACGAGTCGCTCACCAATTCAGGCCACGCGGTGCCGCGAAGCAAGTTGCTGAGAGAAGGGAGGAGCGTTTGGAGGAGATTCGAGTTCACCAAGGACGCCGTGGCCGCCCTCAAGGCCAGAGCCGGGAGAGCTCTCCCGTCGCGAGTCGAGGCCGTGTCGGCGCTCGTCTGGAAATGTGCGATGAACGCGTCCAAGGCAACGCAGGGTTCCGAGAGGCCCTCCGTGATGTCCCACTTGGTCAACTTGCGAGCGAGGGCGAGGCCTCCTCTCCCGGAACACTCGTTCGGAAATTTCTTGTGGACGGCGAGCGCGCGGCACGTAAGCGGCGGCGGCGGCACAGACCAGCTGGCTGACTTGGTGGGGGAGATTAGAGAAGCGATGGAGAAATTAAACGGTGAATTTGTGGAGAAGCTGGGGGGAGAGGAAGGGGTTAGGATGGTGTGGGAGGCGGTGAGGGAGTCGGGGGAAATGTTTTCGAGGGAGGGGACGGATTACTTGTCGTGCACGAGCCTGTGTAATTCGGGCGTGTACGAGGTGGATTTTGGGTGGGGGAAGCCGTGGTGGGTGGGAGTGGGGGTGTCGGCCGGGGAAGTCTTCATGAATTTGGTGTTTTTGTTGGATACGAGAAGGGGAGACGGGGGAGTGGAGGCGTGGGTACTGTTGGGCGAGCGAGAGATGTGCTTCTTCGAACGCGATCCTCTGCTTCTGGGTTTCGCTTCCTTTGAACCCAACTCCTTCCTACCTCCCTACTCCCGCTCTGATCTGTGA